One Microbacterium trichothecenolyticum DNA window includes the following coding sequences:
- a CDS encoding HPr family phosphocarrier protein: MAERQATIASASGLHARPAKLFVQAVQEKKIPVTIAANGGADLNAGSILSLMGLGAGHGTVVTLKAEGEGAEQALDELVALLETDLDAQ, translated from the coding sequence ATGGCAGAACGTCAGGCCACCATCGCCAGCGCCTCCGGCCTCCACGCCCGTCCCGCGAAGCTCTTCGTGCAGGCCGTGCAGGAGAAGAAGATCCCCGTCACCATCGCCGCCAACGGCGGTGCCGACCTGAACGCCGGCAGCATCCTGTCGCTCATGGGCCTCGGCGCCGGTCACGGCACGGTCGTGACCCTCAAGGCCGAGGGTGAGGGTGCCGAACAGGCGCTCGACGAGCTCGTCGCTCTGCTCGAGACCGACCTCGACGCGCAGTAA
- a CDS encoding MBL fold metallo-hydrolase, whose amino-acid sequence MRLTKHEHAALVLVESGHTLVIDPGSFTSPLEDLVGLVGVVITHEHPDHWTPEHLTRLLSAHPGAPIYGPEGVAHAAAGFEVTVVHPGDTLDLGPFHLEFFGGRHAVIHESIPVVDNVGVLVNEALYYPGDSYAIPKHKKVSLLAAPVGAPWLKIGDTMDFVVDVKPDRVFATHDMTLSTAGKQMGYARLTWAVEQNGGSFVDLQPGDTVEV is encoded by the coding sequence ATGCGCCTTACGAAGCACGAACACGCGGCCCTGGTCCTCGTCGAGTCGGGACACACCCTGGTCATCGATCCGGGTAGCTTCACCTCGCCACTGGAAGACCTCGTCGGTCTCGTCGGCGTGGTCATCACGCACGAGCACCCCGACCACTGGACGCCCGAACATCTCACGCGTCTGTTGAGCGCCCATCCCGGGGCGCCGATCTACGGACCGGAGGGGGTCGCACACGCCGCCGCCGGGTTCGAGGTGACCGTCGTCCACCCGGGTGACACGCTCGACCTCGGTCCCTTCCACCTGGAGTTCTTCGGCGGTCGGCACGCCGTCATCCATGAGTCCATCCCCGTCGTCGACAACGTCGGCGTGCTCGTGAACGAAGCGCTCTACTACCCCGGCGACTCGTACGCCATCCCGAAGCACAAGAAGGTGTCGCTCCTGGCGGCCCCCGTCGGTGCGCCCTGGTTGAAGATCGGCGACACGATGGACTTCGTCGTCGACGTCAAGCCCGACCGCGTGTTCGCCACGCACGACATGACTCTCTCGACCGCGGGAAAGCAGATGGGGTACGCGCGCTTGACCTGGGCGGTGGAGCAGAACGGCGGATCGTTCGTCGACCTGCAACCCGGCGACACCGTCGAGGTCTGA
- a CDS encoding DUF4349 domain-containing protein, giving the protein MTTPTLPTLSDDRVDALETTIFARIGTERAERRRRRARIGGWSVAAAAVVLVAAMVGPAVVHGGSISLADQSAAGTSGSALTEPFSAPTSPELRLLDGTVVEAAPGTAVREVIADGSVTLEVSDVPTTVRAVSDAATSAGGYVESSQVGATSGAIPIAGDASAQSFPADASTAWIRVRVPVDALTSVMDGLSTLGTVTASKVTRSDVTDQTVDLRARITAAEASVARLTELMSQAGSVADLIAAESALADRQAQLDADRQQLALLESQVAMSSLTVQVMPAAATVAADPAGFGDGLVAGWNGLVTTLNGVVIGLGFLLPWLAAAGLVAAVVWVVRRARRRRARGADT; this is encoded by the coding sequence ATGACCACGCCCACCTTGCCCACGCTCTCCGACGACCGAGTGGACGCCCTGGAGACGACGATCTTCGCCCGCATCGGCACCGAGCGAGCCGAGCGCCGGCGACGCCGTGCGCGGATCGGCGGCTGGTCCGTTGCCGCGGCGGCAGTCGTGCTGGTCGCGGCGATGGTCGGCCCCGCCGTGGTGCACGGCGGGAGCATCTCGCTCGCCGATCAGTCCGCGGCGGGAACGAGCGGCAGCGCGCTGACGGAGCCGTTCAGCGCCCCCACCTCCCCCGAACTGAGGTTGCTCGACGGCACAGTGGTCGAGGCGGCGCCCGGCACTGCCGTGCGCGAGGTCATCGCGGACGGGTCGGTCACGCTCGAGGTGAGCGATGTGCCCACGACTGTCAGAGCCGTCTCGGATGCCGCGACCTCGGCTGGCGGCTACGTCGAGTCGTCGCAGGTCGGTGCGACATCGGGTGCGATCCCGATCGCGGGCGACGCGAGCGCGCAGAGCTTTCCCGCCGACGCCTCGACGGCCTGGATCCGCGTCCGCGTTCCCGTCGATGCGCTCACGAGCGTGATGGACGGCCTGTCCACGCTCGGAACGGTGACAGCGTCGAAGGTCACCCGCAGTGACGTCACCGACCAGACGGTCGACCTCCGGGCTCGGATCACCGCCGCCGAGGCATCCGTCGCCCGACTCACCGAGCTGATGTCGCAGGCCGGCTCGGTCGCCGACCTCATCGCCGCCGAGTCCGCGCTCGCCGACCGACAGGCGCAGCTCGACGCCGATCGTCAACAGCTCGCGCTGTTGGAGTCGCAGGTGGCGATGTCGTCGCTGACCGTCCAGGTCATGCCCGCCGCAGCGACGGTGGCCGCCGACCCGGCGGGTTTCGGCGACGGTCTGGTGGCGGGGTGGAACGGCCTCGTCACCACGCTGAACGGTGTTGTGATCGGACTCGGGTTCCTGCTGCCATGGCTCGCCGCGGCCGGACTCGTCGCCGCCGTGGTGTGGGTCGTGCGCCGTGCCCGCCGCCGGCGCGCTCGGGGCGCCGACACCTGA
- a CDS encoding RNA polymerase sigma factor: MADDVIDDRALVARAAAGSETAFRSLYRAYVRPVYWTAMGLVGNAADADDVVQETFVVAWRKLPQLTLEGTSLLPWLATVCRLQAANRLRARSRHGAHAALDEDLPARIDVERDVVDAETVRAILAAVEGLGDLDREIFRLCAAEGYGYQAAADALGVSHGTVRNRLSRIRTRVRATAMETETP; this comes from the coding sequence ATGGCTGACGACGTGATCGACGACAGGGCGCTCGTGGCGCGCGCCGCCGCCGGGTCGGAGACGGCCTTCCGATCGCTCTATCGCGCGTACGTACGCCCCGTGTACTGGACGGCGATGGGACTGGTCGGCAACGCCGCCGACGCCGACGACGTGGTGCAGGAGACCTTCGTCGTCGCGTGGCGGAAACTGCCCCAGCTCACGCTGGAGGGAACGTCACTGTTGCCCTGGCTGGCGACGGTCTGCCGGCTCCAGGCCGCCAATCGCCTCCGCGCGCGGTCACGGCACGGCGCGCACGCGGCGCTCGACGAAGACCTGCCCGCCCGGATCGACGTCGAACGCGACGTCGTGGACGCGGAGACGGTCCGCGCGATCCTCGCCGCGGTGGAGGGATTGGGCGACCTCGATCGCGAGATCTTCCGCCTGTGCGCGGCCGAGGGATACGGCTATCAGGCGGCGGCCGACGCGCTCGGGGTGTCGCACGGCACGGTGCGCAATCGTCTCTCCCGCATCCGCACCCGGGTGCGCGCCACCGCGATGGAAACGGAGACCCCATGA
- a CDS encoding TerC family protein: MELQIDPLFQTITLIALVVILIADLLIILKRPHIPAAKESTLWVVFYVTLALIFAGILWAVAGGEVAGQFVAGWLTEYSLSIDNLFVFVLIMGQFAVPRRYQQEVLMVGIIIALVLRGAFILVGATIIENFSPIFYLFGAFLVYTAIRQAFPGGDHDDDTQKENLIVRTLRRVLPMSDSYDGKKVITRVNGKKLFTPMIIVFVAIGVTDLLFAIDSIPAIFGITQSPFIVFTANLFALMGLRQLYFLLGDLLDRLKYLHYGIAFILAFIGVKLILHAMHVNELSFINGGEHIEWAPEISTWVSLAVIVLSMAVATIASMVAARREPAAAGPREAAAEVADEKGTPATVEHPERD, from the coding sequence ATGGAGCTGCAGATCGATCCGCTTTTCCAGACGATCACGCTGATCGCGCTCGTGGTCATCCTGATCGCCGATCTGCTGATCATCCTCAAGCGTCCGCACATCCCGGCCGCGAAGGAGTCGACCCTCTGGGTGGTGTTCTACGTCACCCTGGCGCTGATCTTCGCCGGCATCCTGTGGGCCGTCGCCGGGGGAGAGGTGGCCGGGCAATTCGTGGCCGGGTGGCTGACGGAGTACAGCCTCTCGATCGACAACCTCTTCGTGTTCGTGCTGATCATGGGGCAGTTCGCCGTGCCGCGCCGGTATCAGCAGGAGGTGCTGATGGTGGGCATCATCATCGCGCTCGTCCTGCGCGGGGCGTTCATCCTCGTCGGCGCGACGATCATCGAGAACTTCAGCCCGATCTTCTACCTGTTCGGTGCGTTCCTCGTCTACACGGCGATCCGTCAGGCCTTCCCGGGTGGCGACCATGACGACGACACGCAGAAAGAGAACCTCATCGTGCGGACGCTACGCCGCGTGCTGCCGATGAGCGACTCCTACGACGGCAAGAAGGTCATCACGCGCGTGAACGGCAAGAAGCTGTTCACGCCGATGATCATCGTGTTCGTCGCGATCGGCGTGACCGACCTGCTCTTCGCGATCGACTCGATCCCCGCGATCTTCGGCATCACCCAGAGCCCGTTCATCGTCTTCACCGCGAACCTCTTCGCCCTGATGGGCCTGCGTCAGTTGTACTTCCTGCTCGGCGATCTGCTCGACCGCCTGAAGTACCTGCACTACGGCATCGCGTTCATCCTCGCGTTCATCGGCGTGAAGCTCATCCTGCACGCGATGCACGTCAACGAGCTGTCGTTCATCAACGGCGGCGAGCACATCGAGTGGGCGCCCGAGATCTCGACCTGGGTGTCGCTCGCGGTCATCGTGCTGTCGATGGCGGTGGCCACGATCGCGAGCATGGTCGCCGCGCGCCGCGAGCCGGCCGCGGCGGGGCCGCGGGAGGCCGCCGCCGAGGTCGCCGACGAGAAGGGCACCCCCGCGACGGTGGAGCACCCCGAGCGCGACTGA
- a CDS encoding LLM class flavin-dependent oxidoreductase — translation MSRLQHFGWFLARGFGPHGWGHPYLRWNHRWTEPGLYQDSARTLEQAGFDLLIIEDAPSLGSAETIDLRVRHAFGGPKHDPLLLAPYLFAATRHLGVVPTVNPAAYLPYTAARQFATLQHLSGHRLGLNVVTDTGSARHFSPAPQLGHDAAYDRAEEWLDGIRQLWRSWGEGALVVDEESGVYADGSKLDATPHRGEYFGFDGPLNAVPFTDGEPAIVSPGGSGRGLTFAGHNSDVQLALAPLDEQSIRAYRGRIHAAAEAAGRSADDIKILFAIQPVLVSSPEEADRLVAASAHPSEEKLIEIARKQSSDLETDLTGLDLDRPLDRSIFGEHVSEGSIKRLIGKHDADAPLRTLLAAHARLGRLNDGTGFVGTADEFADRIEELGDWGNDGVLLWGDLHPVTVHRALDELVPILRRRGILREEYVEGGLAANLRAF, via the coding sequence GTGAGCCGGTTGCAACACTTCGGCTGGTTCCTCGCGCGCGGCTTCGGGCCGCACGGCTGGGGCCACCCGTACCTGCGGTGGAACCACCGCTGGACCGAGCCCGGCCTGTACCAGGACTCGGCCCGCACGCTCGAACAGGCCGGCTTCGACCTGCTCATCATCGAGGACGCGCCCTCGCTCGGCAGCGCCGAGACGATCGACCTGCGCGTGCGCCACGCGTTCGGCGGACCGAAGCACGACCCGCTGCTGCTCGCCCCGTACCTCTTCGCCGCCACCCGTCATCTCGGCGTCGTGCCGACGGTGAATCCGGCCGCGTACCTGCCGTACACCGCCGCCCGGCAGTTCGCGACGCTGCAGCACCTGAGCGGGCACCGTCTGGGACTCAACGTCGTCACCGACACCGGCAGCGCGCGTCACTTCTCCCCCGCTCCGCAGCTCGGGCACGACGCGGCCTACGACCGGGCCGAGGAGTGGCTCGACGGCATCCGTCAGCTGTGGCGGAGCTGGGGCGAGGGCGCGCTCGTCGTCGACGAGGAGTCCGGTGTGTACGCCGACGGCTCGAAACTGGATGCCACGCCCCACCGCGGCGAATACTTCGGGTTCGACGGGCCGCTGAACGCCGTCCCCTTCACCGACGGCGAGCCGGCGATCGTCTCCCCCGGCGGGTCGGGGCGGGGGCTCACCTTCGCCGGGCACAACTCCGACGTGCAGCTCGCGCTGGCTCCCCTCGACGAGCAGAGCATCCGCGCGTACCGGGGCAGGATCCACGCCGCGGCCGAGGCGGCCGGGCGCTCGGCCGACGACATCAAGATCCTCTTCGCCATTCAGCCGGTGCTCGTGTCGTCGCCGGAGGAGGCCGACCGCCTGGTCGCGGCATCCGCTCACCCCTCCGAGGAGAAGCTGATCGAGATCGCCCGCAAGCAGTCGAGCGACCTCGAGACCGACTTGACCGGCCTCGACCTCGACCGGCCGCTCGACCGCTCGATCTTCGGGGAGCACGTGTCGGAGGGCAGCATCAAGCGGCTGATCGGGAAGCACGACGCCGACGCGCCGCTGCGGACCCTTCTGGCCGCTCACGCGCGCCTGGGCCGCCTGAACGACGGCACCGGTTTCGTGGGCACGGCGGATGAGTTCGCCGACCGCATCGAGGAACTCGGCGACTGGGGCAACGACGGCGTCCTGCTGTGGGGCGACCTGCACCCGGTCACCGTGCACCGCGCGCTCGACGAGCTCGTGCCGATCCTCCGCCGCCGCGGCATCCTCCGCGAGGAGTACGTCGAGGGCGGTCTGGCGGCGAACCTGCGCGCGTTCTAG
- a CDS encoding O-acetylhomoserine aminocarboxypropyltransferase/cysteine synthase family protein yields MATGTHTGFSTRQVHVGSSTVPASPRALPIYLTAGFTFDDLEHSAEHFGTGTGFGYTRTGNPTVQAVEERLASLEGGDQAVLVSSGQAAVTVALLALAGAGDHVVVSEHIYEGTRGLLLDNLARLGVETTFVDTSDLSAWRDAITPRTKALFAETLSNARNDVLDIAAVSAIGRERGIPLVVDSTFTTPYLLRPIEHGAAIVVHSASKFLAGQGAVLGGVIVDDGRFDAAASGHLFPHLVQTDRLGGTSYAEKHGPRARGAYIRESVAPRFGPAPSPLNAFLIGQGIETLSLRVERQSANALAVARWLEQRPEVERVDHVGLASHRHHALGARYLTRGTGSVFTVTLRGGLEAARHLVQSVRVITHMTHLGDVRSLVLHPQSTSHTARTVEERERAGVFPGTVRFSIGIEDIDDLLADLEQALVGIPVAERETVVL; encoded by the coding sequence ATGGCCACAGGCACCCACACCGGTTTCTCGACACGTCAGGTGCACGTCGGCTCGTCCACGGTGCCGGCGTCACCGCGCGCGCTGCCGATCTATCTGACGGCCGGTTTCACCTTCGACGACCTCGAGCACTCTGCCGAGCATTTCGGCACCGGGACCGGCTTCGGCTACACGCGCACCGGCAATCCCACCGTGCAGGCCGTCGAGGAGCGCCTCGCCTCGCTCGAGGGCGGCGACCAGGCGGTGCTCGTCTCCAGCGGTCAGGCGGCCGTCACCGTCGCCCTGCTCGCCCTGGCGGGCGCGGGCGATCACGTCGTGGTCTCCGAGCACATCTACGAGGGCACCCGAGGCCTCCTCCTCGACAACCTCGCGCGCCTCGGTGTCGAGACGACCTTCGTCGACACGTCCGACCTCTCCGCCTGGCGGGATGCCATCACCCCGCGCACCAAGGCCCTCTTCGCCGAGACGCTCTCCAATGCCCGCAACGACGTGCTCGACATCGCCGCCGTCTCCGCGATCGGCCGGGAGCGCGGCATCCCGCTCGTCGTCGACAGCACCTTCACCACGCCGTACCTGCTGCGTCCGATCGAGCACGGGGCCGCGATCGTGGTGCATTCCGCGAGCAAGTTCCTCGCCGGACAGGGGGCGGTGCTCGGCGGCGTGATCGTCGACGACGGACGCTTCGACGCCGCGGCATCCGGGCACCTCTTCCCGCACCTCGTGCAGACCGATCGTCTCGGTGGAACCAGCTACGCCGAGAAGCACGGGCCGCGGGCGCGCGGCGCCTACATCCGTGAGAGCGTCGCACCGCGTTTCGGTCCCGCGCCCTCTCCGCTCAACGCCTTCCTCATCGGTCAGGGCATCGAGACGCTGAGTCTTCGCGTCGAGCGGCAGTCCGCCAACGCCCTCGCCGTGGCGCGCTGGCTCGAGCAGCGTCCCGAGGTCGAGCGCGTCGATCACGTCGGCCTCGCCTCGCACCGCCACCACGCCCTCGGCGCGCGGTACCTCACACGCGGTACGGGCTCGGTCTTCACCGTGACGCTCCGGGGCGGCCTCGAGGCCGCTCGCCACCTCGTGCAGTCGGTGCGGGTCATCACGCACATGACGCACCTGGGCGACGTGCGCTCCCTCGTCCTGCACCCGCAAAGCACCTCGCACACCGCGCGCACCGTCGAGGAGCGCGAGCGGGCGGGGGTCTTCCCGGGGACCGTCCGATTCTCCATCGGCATCGAGGACATCGACGACCTCCTCGCCGACCTCGAGCAGGCGCTCGTCGGCATCCCCGTCGCCGAACGCGAGACGGTCGTGCTGTGA
- the leuC gene encoding 3-isopropylmalate dehydratase large subunit, which produces MSSTSIDGIHVPDRPRTLAEKVWDDHLVVKGEDGQPDLIYIDLHLVHEVTSPQAFDGLRAEGRPVRRLDLTIATEDHNTPTLDIDKPIADLTSRTQIDTLRRNAEEFGVRIHSLGDKEQGIVHVVGPQLGLTMPGITVVCGDSHTSTHGAFGAMAFGIGTSEVEHVLATQTLPLKPFKTMAITVEGELKPGVTAKDIILAIIAKIGANGGQGYVLEFRGSAIRSLSMEGRMTMCNMSIEAGARAGMIAPDETTFAYVKDKPHAPQGQDWDDAVAYWRTLPSDEGAVYDAEVFLDADELEPFVTWGTNPGQGVSLSDVVPTPSDIADPNERAAAERALEYMDLAAGTPMKDIPVDAVFMGSCTNSRIEDLRAFASVIQGRTKAENVRVMVVPGSARVRLEAEAEGLDKVFQEFGAEWRFAGCSMCLGMNPDQLAPGERCASTSNRNFEGRQGKGGRTHLVSPLVAAATAVRGTLSSPADLEPLKDTLISTDAIVSTGAEA; this is translated from the coding sequence ATGAGCAGCACATCGATCGACGGCATCCACGTTCCGGATCGCCCCCGTACCCTGGCCGAGAAGGTCTGGGACGACCACCTCGTCGTCAAGGGTGAGGACGGCCAGCCCGACCTCATCTACATCGACCTGCACCTCGTGCACGAGGTCACCAGCCCCCAGGCCTTCGACGGCCTGCGTGCCGAGGGGCGCCCCGTGCGCCGGCTCGACCTCACGATCGCGACGGAAGACCACAACACCCCGACGCTCGACATCGACAAGCCGATCGCCGATCTCACGAGCCGCACGCAGATCGACACCCTCCGCCGCAACGCCGAGGAGTTCGGCGTGCGCATCCACTCGCTGGGCGACAAGGAGCAGGGCATCGTCCACGTCGTCGGCCCGCAGCTCGGGCTGACCATGCCGGGCATCACGGTCGTCTGCGGCGACTCGCACACCTCGACCCACGGCGCCTTCGGGGCGATGGCGTTCGGCATCGGCACCAGCGAGGTCGAGCACGTGCTCGCCACGCAGACCCTGCCGCTCAAGCCCTTCAAGACGATGGCCATCACCGTCGAGGGCGAGCTGAAGCCCGGCGTCACCGCGAAGGACATCATCCTCGCGATCATCGCCAAGATCGGCGCGAACGGCGGCCAGGGCTACGTGCTCGAGTTCCGCGGCAGTGCGATCCGCTCCCTCTCGATGGAGGGGCGCATGACGATGTGCAACATGTCGATCGAGGCGGGCGCCCGCGCGGGCATGATCGCCCCCGACGAGACCACCTTCGCCTACGTCAAGGACAAGCCGCACGCTCCGCAAGGCCAGGACTGGGACGACGCGGTCGCGTACTGGCGCACCCTCCCCAGCGACGAGGGCGCCGTCTACGACGCCGAGGTGTTCCTGGATGCCGACGAGCTGGAGCCCTTCGTCACGTGGGGCACGAACCCGGGCCAGGGCGTCTCGCTCTCGGACGTCGTGCCCACCCCGTCCGACATCGCCGACCCCAACGAGCGCGCGGCGGCCGAGCGGGCGCTGGAGTACATGGACCTCGCAGCCGGTACGCCCATGAAGGACATCCCCGTGGATGCCGTGTTCATGGGCTCGTGCACGAACAGCCGCATCGAAGACCTGCGGGCCTTCGCCTCCGTCATCCAGGGCCGCACGAAGGCCGAGAACGTCCGCGTCATGGTCGTCCCGGGATCGGCACGCGTGCGCCTGGAGGCCGAGGCCGAGGGGCTCGACAAGGTCTTCCAGGAGTTCGGCGCCGAATGGCGCTTCGCCGGCTGCTCGATGTGCCTGGGCATGAACCCCGACCAGCTGGCACCGGGCGAGCGGTGCGCGTCCACCTCGAACCGCAACTTCGAAGGACGCCAGGGCAAGGGCGGGCGCACGCACCTCGTCTCGCCACTGGTCGCGGCAGCCACCGCCGTGCGCGGCACCCTGTCCAGCCCCGCCGATCTGGAGCCGCTAAAGGACACCTTGATCAGCACCGACGCGATCGTTTCGACCGGGGCGGAGGCCTGA
- the leuD gene encoding 3-isopropylmalate dehydratase small subunit: MEKFTTHTGIAAPLKRSAVDTDQIIPAVYLKRVTKTGFDDALFANWRQDAEFVLNQDAYRSASVLVVGPDFGTGSSREHAVWALRDYGFKVVLSPKFADIFRGNSGKQGLVTGVISEADLERLWAAIEAQPGIEMTVDLTAKTATVGDLRVSFEIDDYTRWRLLEGLDDIGLTLRDEDKITQFEARREAWRPRTLPVR; encoded by the coding sequence ATGGAGAAGTTCACCACGCACACCGGAATCGCTGCTCCCCTGAAGCGTTCGGCGGTCGACACCGACCAGATCATCCCGGCCGTCTACCTCAAGCGCGTCACCAAGACCGGCTTCGACGACGCGCTGTTCGCGAATTGGCGCCAGGATGCCGAATTCGTCTTGAACCAGGACGCCTACCGGTCGGCATCCGTCCTCGTCGTCGGACCCGACTTCGGCACCGGCTCCAGCCGCGAACACGCCGTGTGGGCGCTGCGCGACTACGGGTTCAAGGTGGTGCTGAGCCCGAAGTTCGCGGACATTTTCCGCGGCAACTCGGGCAAGCAGGGCCTGGTGACGGGTGTGATCTCGGAAGCCGACCTGGAGCGCCTCTGGGCGGCGATCGAGGCGCAGCCGGGCATCGAGATGACCGTCGACCTGACCGCGAAGACGGCCACGGTGGGTGACCTCCGGGTCTCGTTCGAGATCGACGATTACACTAGGTGGCGGCTTCTCGAAGGGCTCGACGACATCGGGCTCACGCTGCGCGACGAAGACAAGATCACGCAGTTCGAGGCGCGCCGCGAGGCATGGCGGCCGCGGACCCTTCCGGTCCGCTGA
- the murA gene encoding UDP-N-acetylglucosamine 1-carboxyvinyltransferase gives MSTLVSDTGEHHIGQQPDWEAAETLTIRGGRPLRGTVEVKGAKNLVTKAMVAALLGDTTSTLRDVPMISDVKVVRSLLEVHGVTVTEGAEEGTLHLDPSGAVAAHFEEIDAHAGASRIPILFCGPLLHLLGEALIPDLGGCRIGDRPINFHMDALRAFGAVVDKSYEGIRITAPNGLHGANITLPYPSVGATEQVLLTAVRAKGVTELRNAAIEPEIMDLIAVLQKMGAIISYEPNRVIFIEGVDKLDGYDHRAIFDRNEAASWACAALATDGEIFAKGARQQDMLTFLNVFRKAGGWFDVREDGILFRRGEALKPVMVETDVHPGFMTDWQQPLIVALTQAPGTSTVHETVYENRLGFTEALNKMGADIVVHPKGLASADRRVPRRDLEQAAVINGPTPLHGADVEVPDLRGGYSYVIAALAAEGESTVRNIGIIRRGYEKFLEKLTALDADFSVVG, from the coding sequence ATGAGCACACTCGTTTCCGACACCGGAGAACACCACATCGGGCAGCAGCCGGACTGGGAGGCGGCAGAGACGCTCACCATCCGCGGCGGTCGCCCCTTGCGCGGCACCGTGGAGGTCAAGGGGGCGAAGAACCTCGTCACCAAGGCGATGGTGGCGGCGCTTCTCGGTGACACCACCAGCACCCTGCGCGACGTGCCGATGATCAGCGACGTGAAGGTCGTCCGTTCCCTCCTCGAGGTGCACGGCGTGACGGTCACCGAGGGTGCCGAAGAGGGCACCCTGCACCTCGACCCCTCGGGCGCCGTTGCCGCGCACTTCGAGGAGATCGACGCGCACGCGGGCGCCTCGCGCATCCCGATCCTGTTCTGCGGTCCGTTGCTGCACCTGCTCGGTGAGGCGCTCATCCCCGACCTCGGTGGATGCCGTATCGGCGACCGGCCGATCAATTTCCACATGGACGCGCTGCGCGCGTTCGGCGCCGTCGTCGACAAGAGCTACGAGGGCATCCGCATCACCGCCCCGAACGGCCTGCACGGTGCGAACATCACCCTGCCCTACCCGAGCGTGGGCGCCACCGAGCAGGTGCTGCTCACGGCGGTGCGCGCGAAGGGCGTGACGGAGTTGCGCAACGCGGCGATCGAGCCCGAGATCATGGATCTCATCGCGGTGCTGCAGAAGATGGGCGCGATCATCTCGTACGAGCCCAACCGCGTCATCTTCATCGAGGGCGTCGACAAGCTCGACGGCTACGACCACCGGGCGATCTTCGACCGCAACGAGGCGGCATCGTGGGCCTGCGCGGCGCTGGCGACCGACGGCGAGATCTTCGCCAAGGGTGCGCGTCAGCAGGACATGCTGACATTCCTCAACGTGTTCCGCAAAGCCGGTGGGTGGTTCGATGTCCGCGAGGACGGCATCCTGTTCCGCCGGGGCGAGGCGCTCAAGCCCGTCATGGTCGAGACCGACGTGCACCCGGGCTTCATGACGGACTGGCAGCAGCCGCTCATCGTCGCGCTCACGCAGGCTCCCGGCACCTCTACGGTGCACGAGACCGTCTACGAGAACCGCCTGGGCTTCACCGAGGCGCTGAACAAGATGGGTGCCGACATCGTCGTGCACCCGAAGGGGCTCGCCAGCGCCGACCGCCGTGTTCCGCGCCGCGACCTCGAGCAGGCGGCCGTCATCAATGGTCCGACGCCGCTGCACGGGGCCGACGTCGAGGTGCCCGACCTGCGCGGCGGCTACAGCTACGTGATCGCCGCACTGGCGGCCGAGGGCGAGTCCACGGTGCGCAACATCGGCATCATCCGCCGCGGCTACGAGAAGTTCCTCGAGAAGCTCACCGCTCTCGACGCCGACTTCTCCGTCGTGGGCTGA
- a CDS encoding lysophospholipid acyltransferase family protein, whose protein sequence is MSATPEKSRPSAFWPLAAIVIPAVGLFARIEIRGAENLPREGAYVLAANHNSEFDPLIVAVAVWRLGRAPRFMAKESLFTVPVLGAALKATGMVPVPRSSSSANQSMKAAQQIAEDGRGVIVYAEGTLTRDPELWPMRGKTGAVRLALAGDLPLIPLAQWGVQEIMPRYGKLKFPRRSHVVVQFGPAMDVSEYAGATTPAVLTRATDELMGRVSSMLSDIRGIPAPAERWNPSQHGQSETGRLES, encoded by the coding sequence GTGAGCGCCACCCCCGAGAAGAGCAGGCCGAGCGCCTTCTGGCCGCTCGCGGCGATCGTGATTCCCGCGGTGGGCCTGTTCGCCCGCATCGAGATCCGCGGTGCGGAGAACCTCCCGCGGGAGGGCGCATACGTGCTCGCTGCGAACCACAACTCGGAGTTCGATCCGCTCATCGTCGCCGTTGCGGTCTGGCGGCTCGGGCGCGCGCCACGCTTCATGGCGAAAGAGAGCCTGTTCACGGTCCCCGTGCTCGGTGCCGCCCTGAAGGCGACCGGAATGGTGCCCGTGCCGCGCAGCTCGTCGAGTGCGAACCAGTCGATGAAGGCCGCGCAGCAGATCGCCGAGGACGGGCGCGGTGTCATCGTGTACGCCGAGGGCACTCTGACGCGCGACCCCGAGCTGTGGCCGATGCGCGGCAAGACCGGGGCGGTCCGCCTGGCCCTCGCCGGTGATCTGCCTCTCATCCCGCTCGCGCAGTGGGGGGTGCAGGAGATCATGCCGCGGTACGGCAAGCTGAAGTTCCCTCGGCGCTCGCACGTCGTCGTGCAGTTCGGTCCGGCCATGGACGTGTCCGAGTATGCCGGGGCGACGACCCCGGCCGTGCTCACGCGCGCCACCGACGAGCTCATGGGACGCGTCTCGTCGATGCTGTCGGACATCCGCGGCATCCCGGCCCCGGCCGAGCGGTGGAACCCGTCGCAGCACGGGCAGAGCGAGACGGGCCGCCTTGAGTCGTAA